GATCTGCATTCGGGTAACTGGGGCGGTGTCGTGCCAAACCCACTCTGGTCGCTCGTGCAGTTGCTCGCGACGATGAAGGATGCCAACGGCACGGTCACGATCAACGGCTTCTACGACAGTGTTCGTCCTCTGGGCGATCTGGAGCGCGCCGCCCTGGCTGAGCTGAACGTTGATGTCGAAGGCGTCAAGCAGTCGCTCGACCTGCGTGATCTTGATGTGCCGCTCGATCGAGGCTACTTCGAGCGCCTGTCGGCCTGGCCGACCTTCACGATCAATGGCTTTCACGGTGGCTATGGCGGACCCGGCTCCAAGACGGTCCTGCCGCACGAAGGCGTCGTGAAGTGCGATATCCGCATGGTTGCCGATCAGACTGCTGACGAGGTGTTTGCCAAGGTCGCGGACCATGTTGCGCGCCACGCACCGGATGTGGAGCTCGTCCGGCAGGGCTCAATGGACCCATCGAAGACGCCGCTCGACTCGCCGTTTGCCGGCCCGATCGCTGAGGGCATCACACTCGCGCAATCCGAGCGCCCGCTCATCGTTCCGGCGCTGGGCGGCAGTCTGCCGGACTATGTCTTCACGCGCGATCTGGGTATCCCGGCGTTTGGCGTTCCGTACGCCAACTCCGACGAATCCAACCACGCGCCAAACGAGAATCTTGAGGTCCGTCGATTCTTTATGGGCATTCGCACTGGTGCGGCGATGCTCGACCGACTCGGCGCGATGGGCAAATAAATGCCGCGTCTATCTGTCGTGAGACGGAAGTTGCGGCTATCATGCACCTGGATTGACTCATTGAGGGGTAGGGGTACGAAGTCAAGGAGGACACATGGCCGATATTCT
The genomic region above belongs to Thermomicrobiales bacterium and contains:
- a CDS encoding M20/M25/M40 family metallo-hydrolase, encoding MSSVTEESMQRLFDYLRRPSISAWGDGIGEVADYIAGILEQIGLTSQVMPTSGWPMVVARSEPVPGTPTVMIYGHYDVQPPDPIEAWLSPPFEPTVRDGRIYARGVGDNKGQHFANILAIESLLRVRGSLPCNVIVLLEGEEEVGSPHMAEFVREHRDLLDADLVITSDGPVDDSGRSMLTFGVRGVLSFELRARGANRDLHSGNWGGVVPNPLWSLVQLLATMKDANGTVTINGFYDSVRPLGDLERAALAELNVDVEGVKQSLDLRDLDVPLDRGYFERLSAWPTFTINGFHGGYGGPGSKTVLPHEGVVKCDIRMVADQTADEVFAKVADHVARHAPDVELVRQGSMDPSKTPLDSPFAGPIAEGITLAQSERPLIVPALGGSLPDYVFTRDLGIPAFGVPYANSDESNHAPNENLEVRRFFMGIRTGAAMLDRLGAMGK